The sequence below is a genomic window from Thermorudis peleae.
GAGCTGACGAGCGGCTAACTCCTGCTGGAGAGCATCCGCAAGCATCTGAGCAATGGCATCAGCATCCACTGCAAGGCCAAGCGGGCCACTCAGACTGCTGTCAACCAGGACAATTGAACCATCTTGGGCAATGGGGCGAGCGTGGAAACGGGCTCCCAGCCCTGAAAACGTGAAAGAGATCGTTACGCCGCTTGGATCAATGACAGCATGGGGAGAGCGTGCTGGACCAAGCCTATCGGCGTGGGCAGCGAGTGCTTGGTTGAGCTGAGCTTCCGTAATCACAACTTGACTCACACCCGGCACAGGCGTAGCGGATGCAGCCACTGACGCCGCACGAGGCGTTGCCATCGTTGGCGTGCGAGCACCGGCGACAGCAGTGGTAGCTGGGGTCGCTGTCGCTGGCGGCGGGAGAAAGCGCCCGCTGAGCAAAGCAGCAAGAGCGAGCAGCAGGATCGCCGCAGTGACAAGCGTTGCTAAGCAGCCGATCACACGTTGTCCGGCTCGGGATTGACGCTCCCACCGCCGCGCGACCGGGTGAGCAGGGCGGGCAGTCGTGACTAGTGGCGCACCACAGGCGCGGCAGTGTGAAGCAATCGGCTGCTCAGTGCCACAAAACGGGCAGAGCATCATACCCCCTAGTGGGTCAACTTCTCTTGTGGCTAAGGATACCCCCACCACCTGGTAGACCATAAACCGAATTGGGTTGCTCAGGAGTAGGATAGAACGAGGATAGCCGTAGCATGCGGCCAACCTGGAGCATGGAGATTGATGACAGGCATACGATTTTGGGCTGGACTTGCCAGCGTGGTGCTGGTCAATATCGTACTCAGCGGCGACAACGCGTTGGTCATCGCGATGGCAGCGCGCGGACTGCCGCCACGACAGCGGCGCTGGGCGATGATCGCAGGTGGCGCAGCAGCGATCATCCTGCGGGTGCTGTTCACAGCGCTGGCAGCACTGCTGCTCACGATCCCGCTGCTGGAAGCTGGCGGTGGGCTCGTTTTGACCGGCATTGCAGCAAAGCTGTTGCGCGAGGAAGAAGGGACGCAAGTCGTCGATACGGCTGGCTCATTCCTGAGCGCTGTGCAGACAATAACGCTGGCTGACGTCGTGATGAGTCTAGACAATATGCTAGCCGTAGCGGGAGCGGCGCAAGGGAGCTTGCTCTTGCTGGGGTTGGGGCTGTTGCTCTCCATGCCACCAATTCTGATCGGCAGCGATGTACTAGCGCGGCTGCTCAACCGTCTGCCCTGGTTGGTCGCCGTTGGAGCCATCCTCTTAACAATTACGGGTGCACGGATGGTCGCCAACGACCCGCTCGTTGCCGCTCGCGTGCCAGATCCCCTTGCGACACCGTTCTTGATTGGGGTAGCGGTGGGGCTAACGGCATTAGCCTTTGTCCCTGCAATTTGGCGCTGGTGGCGTCAGCGGCGGACGGCAACGAGGGCCATAAGCCATCAAGCGCCGAGCCACGACTAAACGCATCGGCAACACGCTGACAGGTGCACGGCAGGTCACAGCGGGTATGTTTAGCTGGCGCAAGCCGGCCGCCCACACCTACGCAGCAGGGTAGCAAGAGGGCGGGGCAGGACCGGGGTTCCGGCCCGCCCCGATACGGGGGTAGAGAGGGGGAAAGAAGAGGTCGTCTGAGGCAGTTGCTGACCCAGGAGAGGTAATGTCTGGGCCAGAGCACTGGGGAAACAGCATCTGCCTAAAGCGTCGCTGATCCCAATGCGCAATGTTTAGTGTAGCGACATCGTCATCTGTTGTCTGTCGGGAAAAGTCAGACAGTTCCAACTTCTTGCCGATTTCGGCCATTGCAGCATACGAAACAGTCAATGGCGGCACGCGGTACAATTCTGCTGTCAACATGCCCACGGGCATGGGCAGTTGTTCCATGCCTGTGTGCCACAGTTGGAGAGGGGTGCATTCCGATGCAAGATGAAGCACGTCGTGATCCCTTTGGGGCCCGAGCCACGCTTGAGACACCCGAAGGACGCGTGACGTATTACCGGCTCGCTGCACTGGCCGATCATATCACCATCGGCCTGGAGCGACTGCCATATACCGTCAAAGTGCTGCTGGAAAACGTTCTCCGTTTGGCCGGCAATGGTCCATTTACGACTGAAGATGTCGAGCTTGTCGCTGGTTGGCAACCCGGCCCGAAACCTGCTCGCGAGATACCCTTCTTACCAAGCCGAGTGTTGCTCCAGGACTTCACGGGCGTGCCAGCCATTGCCGATCTCGCGGCCATGCGTGCCGCGGTGGCTCGCGCTGGCGGAGATCCGCAGATCATCAACCCCCTGGTTCCTGTTGACCTGGTGATCGACCACTCCGTGCAAGTTGACGCGTTCGGCACTACCATTGCCTTTCAGCGCAACGTCGAGCGCGAGTATGAGCGAAACCGCGAGCGCTATGCCTTCCTCCGCTGGGCGCAACAAGCCTTCCGCAACTTCCGCGTTGTGCCGCCGGGCACAGGCATTGTTCACCAGGTGAACATTGAATACCTGGCCTCAGTTGTGACAGTTCGGGATGAAGACGGCACGCCAGTTGCGTTCCCCGACACACTCGTCGGCACTGACTCGCACACGACGATGGTCAATGCCTTAGGCGTGCTGGGGTGGGGTGTCGGCGGCATTGAGGCTGAGGCGGCAATGCTCGGCCAGCCGATTACGCTGCTGCTGCCGCGCGTAATCGGGCTGCGGCTCATCGGCCAGCCTCCAGGTGGCATTACCGCAACGGACTTGGTGCTGACAGTGACGCAGCTCCTGCGCAAGGTCGGCGTCGTTGATACCTTTGTCGAAGTCTTCGGGCCAGGGCTGCGCTACCTGAGCCTGCCCGATCGGGCGACAATCTCGAACATGGCGCCAGAAATGGGCGCCACAGCCGTCATGTTCCCAATCGATGAAGAGACGCTCGGCTACCTGCGGCTGACTGGCCGGAGCGAAGCGCACGTGCAACTCGTTGAGACATATGCTCGGGAGCAGGGGCTGTTCCGCGAAGAAGGGGTTGAGCCAGTCTTCGACCAAGTTGTTGAACTCGACCTCTCGACGCTCGAGCCGAGCCTGGCTGGCCCACGGCGCCCGCACGATCGTGTACGGCTATCCGAATTGCGCCAGAGTCTACGCGCAGCATTCCCTGATCAGTTCCCTGAAGAAGCGGCAAACGCGCCCCAGCGCTTTGACTGGGAGGGCGGCGCGGTGAACGAGGCCGAAGCGCCAAGCGCGCCCTTGGTACCGGCTGACCCCCGCCCGAAGGTCGTCGACGTGCGGCTTGACGGGCAGCATGCCGAACTGCGTCATGGTTCGGTGGTGATTGCAGCGATCACCAGCTGCACCAATACCTCAAATCCTGCAGTAATGCTGGGTGCTGGTATCTTAGCCAAGAAGGCGGTTGAACGAGGGCTGAGCGTCAGCCCAGCGATTAAGACGAGCTTGGCCCCTGGTTCTGGCGTGGTAACGGCCTACCTGGAGCGGGCTGGGTTGTTGCCGTATCTTGAGGCGTTGCGTTTCCACCTCGTTGGCTACGGCTGCACGACCTGCATTGGCAACAGCGGCCCGCTCCCAGAACCGGTAGCGCAAGCCATTCAAGAGAATGAGCTTGTGGTCGCTGCAGTCCTGAGCGGCAACCGCAACTTTGAAGGGCGCATCCACCCGCTCGTGCGCGCAGCCTACTTGGCGTCGCCGCCGCTCGTGGTGGCCTTCGCATTAGCAGGCCGCGTTGATATCGACCTGACTCGGGAGCCGCTCGCACACGATCCGAACGGCGAGCCGGTCTATCTCCGTGACCTCTGGCCAACGCCGGAAGAAATCCGCGAGGCGATGTTGCAAGCTATCGCTCCCGAGTTGTTCGTCGAGCGCTACCGCAACGTCTTTGCGGGCGATGAGCGCTGGCGCAACCTGCCAGTCCCCACGGGTGCGCTCTACGAATGGGATCCGCAATCGACGTATATCCAGGAGCCGCCATTCTTCCAGAACCTCCCGCTTGAACCACAGCCGCTCACTGACATCGTTGGGGCACGGGTGCTCGCCTATCTTGGTGATTCAGTGACGACGGACCATATCTCGCCGGCTGGCTCGATCCCCGTTAACAGTCCAGCCGGACAGTACTTAGTCGGTCGGGGCGTGCCACCGAAGGAGTTCAACAGCTACGGTGCGCGCCGTGGCAACCATGAAGTGATGATCCGTGGCACATTTGCGAATATCCGGCTCCGCAATAAGCTAGCTGGTGGACAAGAGGGCGGCTGGACGCGCCACTTCCCCGATGGCGAGCTCACGACAATCTATGACGCGGCCATGCGCTATCAGGCAGAAGGTGTGCCGTTGCTCGTCGTAGCCGGCAAGGAGTATGGCAGCGGTAGCTCTCGTGACTGGGCTGCTAAAGGCACGATGCTGCTCGGTGTGCGTGCAGTACTTGCCGAAAGCTTCGAACGCATTCACCGCAGCAACCTGGTGGGCATGGGGGTGTTGCCGCTCCAGTTCCTGCCTGGGGAGAATGCGGAATCACTCGGGCTCGATGGCACCGAAACCTACACTATTACGGGCATCGCCGAGGGACTCGAGCCCAATAAGCGGTTGATTGTGCGCGCCGTGCGTGACGACGGCACCGCCCGCGAGTTTGCCGTCATCGCGCGTCTCAACAGCCCAACGGAAATCGAGTACTACCGGCACGGCGGTATCATGCCTTTCGTGCTCCGTCGTTTGCTCAAGGCCACGGTCCAGGCCTAGAGCTTGGCCATAGCCCGGCGGCAGGTGAGTGCGAGCAGTCACCGCTGCCGATGAGAGGACAGCACAATGCAGCTACAACTCCAGGCGCACACGAGCCAGCTCGCCAACGGGCTAACGGTTATCGTCCAGCCACTGCGGCGGGTACCGGTGGTGTCATGTTGGATCTGGTATCGCGTGGGCAGCCGCAACGAGCTGCCCGGTAAAACTGGCATCTCTCACTGGGTTGAACACATGCTCTTTAAGGGCACGCCACGGTTTCCACCGGGTAGCATCTTCCGAGAGGTGCAACGGTGGGGCGGCATGCTCAACGGCTTCACATGGATTGATTACACGGCCTACTTCGCGACGGTGCCCGTGCCTGCTCTCGATCTACCGCTCACCGTCGAAGCCGACCGCATGCAGCACGCTGTCTTCGATCCAGCTGAGGTCGAGCGCGAGCGAACAGTTATCCTTTCAGAACGCGAGGGAAACGAGAACCAGCCTGCAACGGCATTGCGAGAAGAAGTCGTTGCCGCCGCATTCCGCGCCCACCCCTATGGTCATCCAGTGATCGGCTATCGCGAAGACCTGCTTGCGCTCACCCGCGATGACCTTTACCAGCATTACCGAACCTACTACACACCAGGAAATGCCACGCTTGTGCTTGTCGGCGACGTCGACCCTGCGGATGTACTCGAGCGCGTTGCCCAGCGGTTTGGTGACATCCCTTCTGGAACGCCTCCGCCACCGCTGCGTGTACGCGAGCCAGAGCAACTTGGCGAGCGACGGGTGCGTGTGCGGCGGCCAGCACCAGCGCCGATCCTGTTGCTTGCCTGGCGGGCGCCGGAAGCGACGCATCCAGACACGCCAGCAATGGCGATGCTCGATCTGGTGCTCTCTGGCGCAGCACCGCTGGGATTTAGCGGTGGCGGTGGCATGGGACGTAGCTCGCGGCTCTACCGTGCGCTCGTTGCCAGCGGATTGTGCAGCCAGGCAGGGTCGAGCGTGGCGCTCTCCATTGATCCATTCCTGTTCACGGTCTCAGCCACGCTCACCCCAGCCGCTGAGCTGGCCCGTGTCGAAGAGATCGTGTGGAATGAGTTAGAGAAGCTGCGTCAGGAACCAGTCAGCGCCGCTGAGCTGGAACGAGCCCAGCGCCAGCTGGAAAGCCAGTTTGCGCAAGCGGCTGAACAGACAACGACGATGGCCTACTTCCGTGGTATGCTCGCGACAGTGGCTCCAGGCTGGACCCCTGAACAGTGGCGCGACGCCTTACTCCGCGTGACACCTGAGGATATCCAGCGCGTCGCCGACACGCACCTTCGGCCGGAGCGTTGCACTGCCGGTTGGCTCGAGCCGGCTGATAGGCCGGCGCCGTACCACAATGGTGCATCGCCATCATCGAGCATGGAAGTCGGCGGTCCCGTACCTGCACAGTGGTACACTGGTGGCACTTCGCCCAGCGTCGTTCTCCCGGCGGCACACCTATCACTCACGAGCCAGTCGCTTTCCAATGGTTTGACAGTTGTCAACCACTATGACCCGCAAAGCGAGCTGGTTGTGTTGGCCTTACGCTTGCCTGCTGGCGCTGCACGAGATGGTGAACAGCCCGGACTCGCCCACCTGACCGGCCAGCTCTTGGCCCGTGGTACCGCCCAGTGGGACGAAGCCGCATTGAACGAGCGCCTTGACCAACTGGGGGCTGCGCTGAGTGTCGGCGTTGGCCGTGATGCCGTCGATATTGTTGCAAGCGGCCTGCGCCGTGATGCAGCTGCGCTCGTTGAACTGCTTGCGGCTGTCGTCCGCACCCCAACATTCCCGGAAGACCAACTTGAACGGGTGCGCACCCAGGTGCTCACCCAACTGCGCCTCGCCGAGCAGAATACGCGCGCACAAGCCGACGCTCTCCTCCGAGCGAGCGTCTACCCACCGGGACACCCATACCACCACCGGGTCATCGGTACCGCTGAGACGTTGCGCCAACTCGACCGAGAAGCGCTTGTTGCATTCCACGAGCGCATGTATCGACCTGCCGGAGGCATTTTGGCTGTTGCAGGAGGGCTCTCGGCTGCGACAGCACTGCAACTGATCGAGCGTCATTTCGGCGATTGGCAGGGAACGGTGACACCGCTGAGCATTCCACCGGTTACTCCACCGGTCGAGATGCTGCGACGGCACGAGTATCTGCCGGGTAAAAGCCAGGCCGACCTGGCGATTGGTCTGCCCGTTATTCCTCGGTCACATCCGGACTTTGAACCGCTCCGGCTGGCTAATGCCGTGCTCGGGCGCCTTGGCATGATGGGGCGAATCGGCCAGCGCGTGCGCGAGCAACTAGGACTCGCCTATTACGCGAGCAGTAGCCTTGATGCCGCACTCGGCCCAGGCCTATGGCATGCAGCTGCGGGTGTCAACCCAGCCAATGTCGAACAAGCGCTCGAGGCAATCCTCGATGAAGTTTCCCGTCTCCGGGCCGAGCCGCCGAGCAGCACCGAACTTGACGATGTACGCACGTCGCTGGTTGGCGGAGCGCTGCTTGCGCTTGAAACCAGCGGTGCGATCGCGGGCTTGGCACTTGACCTGATGTTCTACGGTCTCGGCCTGGATTACCTGGAGCGCCTACCGGAGATGCTCGCCGCATTCACGCCAGAGGATGTGCGCGCTGTTGCCGAGCGATATCTTGATCCAACACGGATGGCAATTGTCGTCGTTGGACCACCTGACAGTGAGACAAACCCGCCAAATCCACCAGTGGCATAATCCAGATGGAAACGCGAGCCCCTGCTCTTGACGCAGGGGCCACCGAGCAGGTCGCGGTGAGCAAGCACTTGTGCAGGTGCTCACCGCCAGTATGAAGGAGCAGCAGGGAATGGCGGAGAGCGTCTACACTGTCTTCTGGCTCTATAAGGCGACGACACCGTGGTTCCAACTTCCCGTGGAAGAACGTGCGCGTGCGCAGCGTCAGGTCACTGACCTGCTGGCTAGTGCTGGACCAGTGTCGCTCCGTGGGGCATATTCCAGCATTGGCTTCCGTCCGGATGTTGACCTTATCCTCTGGCTCTATAGCCAGGATGTCGATGCACTACACGACGTTGCTATTGCGCTCCAACGTGTACTCGCCCCCCGTGGTGTTGAGCAGCGGTATGCCTACCTTGGTGTCGCAGCGACATCCCAGTATGACCCAACGCACGGCCCAGCTTTTCTCAAGGGCGTGCCGCCCAAGCGTTACTTGAGCGTCTACCCATTCATCAAGACGCCGGAATGGTACCTGCTGCCCTATGAGGCACGCCGCGACATGATGATCGAGCACGGACGGTTGGGTGACGAGTTCCCAACAGTCTTGACAAATACTGTTAACTCGTTCGGTGTGCAAGACCAAGAGTTCATTGTCGCGCTTGAGGATGATGATGTCGCAACGCTGGTTGCGATGGTACAGCGGCTTCGGGCAGCTGAAGTGCGCAAGTACACCAAGGTTGACACACCAATCTTCCTTGGTGTACGTAAGGAACTCGAATCCGCGCTCGCCGCATTACTCTAGCGTGCTCGGAGGCCCGCCAACACGGCAACAAGCGCACCGGTCGCTGTTGCGACGAGGTTCACAAGATCGTTGTCAAGCCAAGGCAAGCCGCGCTGATAGTGCGTTGGAGTGCCACAGCGGTGGATACGCCGCTCGGTTGGGCGTTGGCAGCGAGGGCACCAACGTACCACCTGAAGCGTAGCGCCAAGCAAGCTATCGACCATCATCCCGGCCCACCCGGCGATGGTTAGTACCAACAGCGAGTGAGCGCGCGGGCGAGGGAGTACTGGTGCAGCGAGCAGCGCGACCCAGCCTGCACCAGCAAGCCCACCAAGCATGCCGACGCGTGTGACCCCACCAGAGGTGCCAGGCGGTACCAGCTGGCCAGTCGTGATCAGTCGTGGAGGACGGGGACTAAGAACGCCAAGTTCAGTTGCCCATGTATCTGCTGCTGCAGCGGCAATGCTGCCGAATGCGGCCAGGGCAAGGGTCCTAGCACGGCGCGGTTGGACTGCGGACAGCAGTGCAAGTCCGCTTGCCACGCCACCGTTGGCTAGCACCTGTGTCCAATTGCGCTCGGCTCCGCGTTCGACGATATCCATAAGCGCCACTTTTCGCTGCCGTCCGAGCGCGGAGAGCGCACTTGAGGCAACAAAGAAGCCAACCATTGGCACTGCCCAGCCGACACCGCCGCCAACGGTCACACTTGTCCCCACGCCGATCGCTGCCAGGGCACCATCCCGCGTGAGTGTGCGGCGGCGGACACTCACGCTTGCGATCAGGCTACTTAACACGAGGCCAGTAGCAAAACGCCAGCGAGCAGTGCGTGGCCAGAGCCGCGGCGCCGTGAGCAAGGCGTGAGGAGGGACCACTGAACGGCGCACGGCACAGCCGAACATTAGCATTCCTCATCTCGTTGTCGGCGGAGAGAAGAGGAGTCGTAATTCGTCAGGCAAGATTTCGAAGACATACCCGGCGACTTCAACATATGCTGGACTACTAATCTCGCCGAAGTGCACAGTAACGCGTTCCCCCTCAAGCGTAAAGGTGCGACTGGCTTGAGGAGCGAAGGGATGGCGCGGGTTATCGTGAACATGGCGAGTGCCGCCAGCCATCTCAACCGCCTGCTCAGCCAGTCGGCGCGCTGTTGCCTCGTCCAGGGGCATTGTCTTCTCCTTCCGCTGGGCACTGCACCCAATCGAGAGTCTGCCACAGCCAGCGACACCATGCAGTTGTCGGCATTCGTGCGAACAGGTCAACGCTGCGGTACAATAGATATAGCACGCCCGAACGAGGGGCTGTGTGCTGCCCCTGGTGAGCTTTGGCGTGTCGATGATCGAGAACAAGGCTCGTATACATCGAACGGCTCAGGGCAAGGGCAGTAAGCGTCGTGAACAATCACGCAGGCACAGCCCGAGCAGCGTTTAGCATGCGAACACTTGATGACGACGGACGAAGCGCTGCGCCAGCGTGCTAACCAACCACAATGCGTGGTGTAAACTACACAGGGTGTGCAAGATGGGCTGGTAGCTCAACTGGTAGAGCAGCGGACTTTTAATCCGCGGGTTGTGGGTTCGAGTCCCACCCGGCCTACCACAAGCAATCAAGGAAATCGTCCTAGGGCCATCCCGGGACGATTGCGTTTGACGACCATTCTGACGACCAACCGACTTCCCGAGTGCGCGCTTCGTGGTTGCTCTCCCACGCCAGCAGGACAAGGAAACTCGCTCAGTAAACCTGGGCGCGTTTCGCGTCTGACTGGCAAAGGGAAACAGTACAGTAGGATGAGAGAAGTTACCTTAGGAATACTTCTGAGGCAATTTTCTTCTCAGCTTCAGCTAACTTCCAGGCACGAAGCTGGATAATGAAGCGGAATACGAGCGTACTGCAGGACTCGCATGCCATCGTACGGCCGGCTTAATGCGTTAGCCATCATCCGGGGAACAGGCAGCCATTGTCACTCGCCATCAACGATGGCATGTCCTCGCACGAACCATCATGAGGATAATTAGGAAGCATGTTGCTGAAGTCTCAGAGAGCAGTTGAGCACGCAAAACAAGCAAGCTGTATTGCAGTTCAAGCGCTTGCAACGGTGCCATGCGGGGAAGGAATTTTCCCATAGCCCGTCTGGTCGAATTTCCTTGCTGCAATTCCCGCCGCTCCGTTGAGGCTTCTGAGCAAAACTAGGCTGACCGGCACCTCGTCAGGAAAGGCTCAGCAGAACCACGCTCGCTGAATGTCCAAAGAAGAGAGGCAAGCGGTGGCTGACTCCATCCGTCACCACCGCTTGCCTCCATAGAATTTCCCGGACAAAAGACAATGTGATATGCATCACTGCGGAGACATTGATATTCTTGACACCCATGGCCGCTATTAAGCAAGAGAGCGTGCGCCTCGCTGCAAGCGCAGCATGACTCCACATCACAGCAGAGGGATAGTGTGCAAGGCCAGCGCTACCACGGCTGATAGGAAGGGCTCCACTCCGGGAACCAGCGACGCATTATCGCTCGATCATCTCGCTCTTCCCACGACACTGCTTCGGCGATGGCTGCTAGCTGTGCTAAGGCATCAGGATTGAGCGTTACCCCCAGTCCCGGCCCACTGGGCACTGTCACGGCACCATCCTCGAACACAAACCGTTCGTTCACAATATCCCAGCCCTCTTGCCAGGGATAATGGGTATCACTGGCAAAGGTCAGCTGCGGCAGCGCCGCTGCAAGATGCACCATCGCGGCGAAGGAGATGCCAAGATGGGTGTTTGAATGCTGGGAAAGCCCTAGGCCAAATACGTCGCAAATCCACCCCAGCTGAACTGAGGCACGAAGCCCGCCCCAGGCATGATGGTCAGCGAGAATAATCTGCACTGCTCGCTTGGCAATCGCTTCCGGTAGATGGGCAAAGGCTGTCACACACATGTTCGTCGCCAGTGGCAGACGCGTCTGCCGTGCAACTTCGGCCATCGCGTCCATCCCAGCAACCGGATCCTCGTAGTACTCAAGCCCAAGCTCCTCCAACACCGGCGCCAGCCGAATCGCTGTTTCGACTGACCAGCCACCGTTTGGATCAATCCGTAACTGCACCGTTGGACCAAATCGCTCGCGCAGTAGCCGCAGCGTCTCCACCTCCAATTCCGGCGATAAGACGCCGCCTTTGAGCTTTAGCACACGAAAGCCATACCGCGTGACGAATTGCTCCGCTTCAGCAACCATGGCCTCTGGCGTTAAGACAGCATCTGACCAGGCAAACAAGCCAAGTGGACCGGTCGGCTTCGGTTGTCCAACGGGAGTCTCAAGCCAGTCGTCCGGCGTTGCAAATTTGTAGAACAGATAGGCCGAGAACGGCACACGCTGCCGTACTGGGCCCCCAAGAATTTCGGCGACTGACCGGCCCGTTGCCTTGCCGATGATGTCGAGGCACGGAACCTCAAAGGCGCTCAAGATTCTCGGCCGGTCAGCAAACCGCAGACGTAGTTGCTCGAGGTGAAACGGATCGAGGCCGCACACTTCCGCTGCTGCGGTCTCGAGTTCTTGCTGAAACCGCTTGCCCCCAGGCATTTCCCCAAGCCCCACCAGGCCATCGTCCGTCTCGAGCTGGATGATCGTTCGCAAGGCGTAGGGCTGGTGGCAGCCAACAACGTTCCGCAGCGGCAAATCCGGAACTGCAATAACCGTTGTTGTGACAGAACGAATTCGCATGGCCTCCCCTTCTTCACTTCATGGCTTTGATAACGCTGTCTCTTTGGCTGTCACAAACTCCAGCAACGCTGGTATGCCGTCCTCAACGGCTCGAAGGGCTCGTCGAATCGCTGGCACAATGTCCCCCGGCTCCGTCACGCGCTCTCCATACCCACCCATTGCCCGAGCAAAGTCAGCATAGTTGCCGCTGATGTCCGTCGCCCGGTATTTCTCGGTCGAGACTGGCATGATCGGGATCTCAGTCGCCATTGCAGCGTTGTTGAGCAGCACTGAGAGGATCGGGATCCGCTCGCGTACCGCTGTCTCAAAGTCCATGCCAGTCATGCCGATCGCCGCATCCCCCCAAACGTTGACGCAGAGCTTTTCGGGACGCGCGAGCTTGGCTCCCATGACTAACCCGAGGCCATACCCTAGCTGGGTCGTTTTGCCCCAGCCTAAGTAGCTGAGCGGCGTCCGGCTTACCCAGAACGGTGTTAACTGATCACGTGGGTTGCCAGCGTCATGGGTGATGATCACGTCCAGCTCACCAATGGTCTGGAGCAGATCCCAGATAACACGGTATGGCGAAAGTGGCGTCTCATCACTGGTAAGCTTCGGCATCCATTGTGCCAGCCACGCCTCACGCACCCGCCGCACTTCATCAGCAACAGTCTCAAATCGCCCACGCGGCTTGCCACCCAATCGATCACCGACTGCCTCAAGCAAGGCCTGTAGCGTTAACTTCGCATCGCCAACTAACGCGTCAGCAAGTGGTACGTCCTTGTTCAGGTCAGCCGGGTCAAGCGTTGCCTGGATCACCCGCTTACCGCCGGGTAGCCGCACGCCATACTCTGTTTCAGAGAAGCTACATCCGATACCGAAGATGAGATCTGCCTGTCGCAGAAAGTGACTGACCGTTGCTGGGTAGGCACGTCCACCAGCGCCAAGTGCAAGCGGATGGTCTTCTGGGAATGCACTCTTGCCGGGCAAACTCGTCATCACTGGTGCCTCGAGCAACTCAGCCAGCGCCTGCAACTCACCCCAGGCCTGGGCGTAGTGAATACCTTGTCCAGCGTAGATTACCGGCCGCTCCGCTGCGACCAGTTGCGCAGCGACGCGGTCGACATCCTGCAAGTCCGGGCCATAGCGGAAGCGCACTGGTGGCTGGTAGTCCCAGCCGGCGGGCACGTCTTCGTCCATGACATCGCGGGGAATTTCAACAAGCACCGGTCGTGGACGGCCATTCTTTACCTGCGTGAACGCTCGCCGCAGGACACTGGGCGCAGCGGTCGGCACGATGACCTGTTCAGCCCACTTCGTAATATGCTGATAATTTAAGAAGGCATTGAAGTTCGGCGGGACTTCAGCAAGATGGCGCGGAAACCCTTGCGGGAAGACGACAATTGGCACAGACTCCGAATATGCCTGTGCCACTGCACCAAAGGCGTTTTCAGTTCCTGGCCCACGTTGCATGGCGAAGACACCAATCTGCTGTCCCGAGCTCACCCGGCTGACAGCGTCGGCCATGTGCACACCCACGCGCTCTTGCCGCACAATCACGGTGCGGATATCAGCTTGTGCTGCTGCTTCGATCAACTCATTGACTGGATAAGCGAAGAGCCAGCGTACCCCTTCGCGCTTCAGAATCTCGGCGACAACCTCGGCGACCCGCATTGCCCCTCCTTGTCGCTCAACCACTAACTGCTGGTTGCCGGGGCATTGTAGCACTGGAGCGGTTTTCCGTGTCCATGCTTGCCCGTACTTTTAGTGCAGCAGAACTGGATCGGGCGTGTTTAACACAAAGGCAGCCAAGGCGCAGCGCGCGCCTTATAGCTCCCCAACCTGAGCACATGTGCTCAGAAATGGATGCCAGATTGCCCCGCACCTAAACAACGGCAACGGACTGTTGCATGGAGAAGTTCGGCAGTGTGACGCGTGGCACGGCGGATCACACAAGCGGGAAGTGTCAGAGCCCCTCTAACATTGTGCCGGCGACTCCAGAGCGTTACGCCTCAACAGGAGTTGGCACCTGGCGC
It includes:
- a CDS encoding thiamine pyrophosphate-requiring protein, with protein sequence MRVAEVVAEILKREGVRWLFAYPVNELIEAAAQADIRTVIVRQERVGVHMADAVSRVSSGQQIGVFAMQRGPGTENAFGAVAQAYSESVPIVVFPQGFPRHLAEVPPNFNAFLNYQHITKWAEQVIVPTAAPSVLRRAFTQVKNGRPRPVLVEIPRDVMDEDVPAGWDYQPPVRFRYGPDLQDVDRVAAQLVAAERPVIYAGQGIHYAQAWGELQALAELLEAPVMTSLPGKSAFPEDHPLALGAGGRAYPATVSHFLRQADLIFGIGCSFSETEYGVRLPGGKRVIQATLDPADLNKDVPLADALVGDAKLTLQALLEAVGDRLGGKPRGRFETVADEVRRVREAWLAQWMPKLTSDETPLSPYRVIWDLLQTIGELDVIITHDAGNPRDQLTPFWVSRTPLSYLGWGKTTQLGYGLGLVMGAKLARPEKLCVNVWGDAAIGMTGMDFETAVRERIPILSVLLNNAAMATEIPIMPVSTEKYRATDISGNYADFARAMGGYGERVTEPGDIVPAIRRALRAVEDGIPALLEFVTAKETALSKP